The Prunus persica cultivar Lovell chromosome G8, Prunus_persica_NCBIv2, whole genome shotgun sequence genome includes a region encoding these proteins:
- the LOC18767119 gene encoding serine carboxypeptidase-like 13 isoform X1: MPSSKYIIITMLPQALLLVTLLNINVASTSNNIKTLPGFGGDLPFKLETGYVGVGGMDDVQLFYYFFESEGSPEYDPLVLWLTGGPGCSAFSAIVYENLGPLSFDYAHSIGNKPKLKLNPYSWTKVANIIFLDAPVGTGFSYAKNWEGYSNLNDTLSAAQTYEFLRKWLMDHPKFYNNPLYIAGDSYSGITVPMLVQEISDGNQDEHVPPMNLKGYVLGNPGTNGKNNNNYKVLFAYLKALISDELYQSMKKNCKGEYTNVDLNNTLCVEDLELYNECIEDIQSVQILEPSCTLVASPKSAGSKWNINYFSDKDSVNLLLSFPQLPRPWCRSYNYLFSYIWANDKTVQDALHIQEGSIKEWLRCNHTLKDSYIFDVSSSLVYHENLIKQGYRVLIYSGDHDMLVPYVATMAWIESLNLTVDSRWKPWFVDGQVAGYRVQYSDKKYQLTYTTIKGAGHTAPEYKPEECHAMISRWFAYYPL, from the exons ATGCCTAGCAGCAAGtatatcatcatcaccatgTTGCCACAAGCACTTCTTCTGGTGACCCTTCTGAACATTAATGTTGCATCAACGTCCAATAACATCAAAACCCTACCCGGCTTTGGCGGTGACCTCCCCTTCAAGCTTGAAACTGG GTACGTGGGAGTGGGCGGCATGGATGATGTGCAGCTGTTTTATTACTTCTTTGAGTCTGAAGGGAGTCCAGAGTATGATCCTCTTGTGCTTTGGCTCACTGGAGGTCCTGGTTGTTCTGCCTTCTCTGCCATTGTATATGAAAATTTAG GTCCACTATCCTTTGACTATGCACATTCCATTGGCAAcaaaccaaaattaaaattgaatccATATTCATGGACAAAG GTTGCCAACATAATATTTTTAGACGCACCGGTGGGCACAGGATTCTCATATGCAAAAAATTGGGAAGGATATAGCAATCTCAATGACACCTTGTCAGCTGCACAGACATATGAATTTCTTAGAAAG TGGCTTATGGATCATCCCAAGTTCTACAATAATCCACTTTATATTGCTGGAGATTCTTATTCAGGCATAACTGTTCCTATGCTTGTTCAGGAAATATCAGATG GTAATCAAGATGAACATGTGCCACCAATGAATCTCAAA GGATATGTGCTTGGAAATCCAGGgacaaatggaaaaaataataataattacaaaGTGTTATTTGCTTACCTAAAAGCACTTATATCAGATGAACTATACCAG tcaatgaaaaaaaactgCAAGGGAGAGTATACCAATGTGGATCTAAACAACACGTTATGTGTGGAGGATCTTGAACTTTACAACGAG TGCATCGAAGACATACAGAGTGTACAGATATTGGAACCTTCATGTACTTTAGTAGCATCGCCAAAATCAGCAGGGTCAAAGTGGAACATAAACTATTTTAGCGATAAGGACTCCGTAAATCTCctcctttcttttcctcaaCTTCCTAGGCCATGGTGTCGG AGTTACAATTATCTCTTCTCTTATATTTGGGCAAATGACAAAACTGTCCAAGATGCTCTTCATATTCAGGAG GGAAGCATTAAGGAATGGTTGAGATGCAATCATACCTTAAAAGattcatatatatttgatgtttCCTCCAGTCTTGTCTATCATGAGAATCTCATAAAACAAGGCTATAGAGTTCTGATTTACAG CGGTGATCATGACATGTTAGTTCCATATGTGGCTACTATGGCTTGGATAGAATCTCTGAACTTGACTGTGGACAGTCGTTGGAAGCCATGGTTCGTTGACGGGCAGGTTGCAGG ATACAGAGTGCAGTACTCAGATAAAAAGTACCAGTTGACATATACAACTATAAAG GGAGCAGGTCACACAGCTCCAGAGTACAAGCCTGAAGAATGCCATGCTATGATTAGTCGGTGGTTCGCATACTACCCTCTGTAG
- the LOC18767119 gene encoding serine carboxypeptidase-like 18 isoform X2 — MPSSKYIIITMLPQALLLVTLLNINVASTSNNIKTLPGFGGDLPFKLETGYVGVGGMDDVQLFYYFFESEGSPEYDPLVLWLTGGPGCSAFSAIVYENLGPLSFDYAHSIGNKPKLKLNPYSWTKVANIIFLDAPVGTGFSYAKNWEGYSNLNDTLSAAQTYEFLRKWLMDHPKFYNNPLYIAGDSYSGITVPMLVQEISDGNQDEHVPPMNLKGYVLGNPGTNGKNNNNYKVLFAYLKALISDELYQSMKKNCKGEYTNVDLNNTLCVEDLELYNECIEDIQSVQILEPSCTLVASPKSAGSKWNINYFSDKDSVNLLLSFPQLPRPWCRSYNYLFSYIWANDKTVQDALHIQEGSIKEWLRCNHTLKDSYIFDVSSSLVYHENLIKQGYRVLIYSGDHDMLVPYVATMAWIESLNLTVDSRWKPWFVDGQIQSAVLR; from the exons ATGCCTAGCAGCAAGtatatcatcatcaccatgTTGCCACAAGCACTTCTTCTGGTGACCCTTCTGAACATTAATGTTGCATCAACGTCCAATAACATCAAAACCCTACCCGGCTTTGGCGGTGACCTCCCCTTCAAGCTTGAAACTGG GTACGTGGGAGTGGGCGGCATGGATGATGTGCAGCTGTTTTATTACTTCTTTGAGTCTGAAGGGAGTCCAGAGTATGATCCTCTTGTGCTTTGGCTCACTGGAGGTCCTGGTTGTTCTGCCTTCTCTGCCATTGTATATGAAAATTTAG GTCCACTATCCTTTGACTATGCACATTCCATTGGCAAcaaaccaaaattaaaattgaatccATATTCATGGACAAAG GTTGCCAACATAATATTTTTAGACGCACCGGTGGGCACAGGATTCTCATATGCAAAAAATTGGGAAGGATATAGCAATCTCAATGACACCTTGTCAGCTGCACAGACATATGAATTTCTTAGAAAG TGGCTTATGGATCATCCCAAGTTCTACAATAATCCACTTTATATTGCTGGAGATTCTTATTCAGGCATAACTGTTCCTATGCTTGTTCAGGAAATATCAGATG GTAATCAAGATGAACATGTGCCACCAATGAATCTCAAA GGATATGTGCTTGGAAATCCAGGgacaaatggaaaaaataataataattacaaaGTGTTATTTGCTTACCTAAAAGCACTTATATCAGATGAACTATACCAG tcaatgaaaaaaaactgCAAGGGAGAGTATACCAATGTGGATCTAAACAACACGTTATGTGTGGAGGATCTTGAACTTTACAACGAG TGCATCGAAGACATACAGAGTGTACAGATATTGGAACCTTCATGTACTTTAGTAGCATCGCCAAAATCAGCAGGGTCAAAGTGGAACATAAACTATTTTAGCGATAAGGACTCCGTAAATCTCctcctttcttttcctcaaCTTCCTAGGCCATGGTGTCGG AGTTACAATTATCTCTTCTCTTATATTTGGGCAAATGACAAAACTGTCCAAGATGCTCTTCATATTCAGGAG GGAAGCATTAAGGAATGGTTGAGATGCAATCATACCTTAAAAGattcatatatatttgatgtttCCTCCAGTCTTGTCTATCATGAGAATCTCATAAAACAAGGCTATAGAGTTCTGATTTACAG CGGTGATCATGACATGTTAGTTCCATATGTGGCTACTATGGCTTGGATAGAATCTCTGAACTTGACTGTGGACAGTCGTTGGAAGCCATGGTTCGTTGACGGGCAG ATACAGAGTGCAGTACTCAGATAA
- the LOC18767119 gene encoding serine carboxypeptidase-like 18 isoform X3 — MPSSKYIIITMLPQALLLVTLLNINVASTSNNIKTLPGFGGDLPFKLETGYVGVGGMDDVQLFYYFFESEGSPEYDPLVLWLTGGPGCSAFSAIVYENLGPLSFDYAHSIGNKPKLKLNPYSWTKVANIIFLDAPVGTGFSYAKNWEGYSNLNDTLSAAQTYEFLRKWLMDHPKFYNNPLYIAGDSYSGITVPMLVQEISDGNQDEHVPPMNLKGYVLGNPGTNGKNNNNYKVLFAYLKALISDELYQSMKKNCKGEYTNVDLNNTLCVEDLELYNECIEDIQSVQILEPSCTLVASPKSAGSKWNINYFSDKDSVNLLLSFPQLPRPWCRSYNYLFSYIWANDKTVQDALHIQEGSIKEWLRCNHTLKDSYIFDVSSSLVYHENLIKQGYRVLIYSGDHDMLVPYVATMAWIESLNLTVDSRWKPWFVDGQVAGLQLA, encoded by the exons ATGCCTAGCAGCAAGtatatcatcatcaccatgTTGCCACAAGCACTTCTTCTGGTGACCCTTCTGAACATTAATGTTGCATCAACGTCCAATAACATCAAAACCCTACCCGGCTTTGGCGGTGACCTCCCCTTCAAGCTTGAAACTGG GTACGTGGGAGTGGGCGGCATGGATGATGTGCAGCTGTTTTATTACTTCTTTGAGTCTGAAGGGAGTCCAGAGTATGATCCTCTTGTGCTTTGGCTCACTGGAGGTCCTGGTTGTTCTGCCTTCTCTGCCATTGTATATGAAAATTTAG GTCCACTATCCTTTGACTATGCACATTCCATTGGCAAcaaaccaaaattaaaattgaatccATATTCATGGACAAAG GTTGCCAACATAATATTTTTAGACGCACCGGTGGGCACAGGATTCTCATATGCAAAAAATTGGGAAGGATATAGCAATCTCAATGACACCTTGTCAGCTGCACAGACATATGAATTTCTTAGAAAG TGGCTTATGGATCATCCCAAGTTCTACAATAATCCACTTTATATTGCTGGAGATTCTTATTCAGGCATAACTGTTCCTATGCTTGTTCAGGAAATATCAGATG GTAATCAAGATGAACATGTGCCACCAATGAATCTCAAA GGATATGTGCTTGGAAATCCAGGgacaaatggaaaaaataataataattacaaaGTGTTATTTGCTTACCTAAAAGCACTTATATCAGATGAACTATACCAG tcaatgaaaaaaaactgCAAGGGAGAGTATACCAATGTGGATCTAAACAACACGTTATGTGTGGAGGATCTTGAACTTTACAACGAG TGCATCGAAGACATACAGAGTGTACAGATATTGGAACCTTCATGTACTTTAGTAGCATCGCCAAAATCAGCAGGGTCAAAGTGGAACATAAACTATTTTAGCGATAAGGACTCCGTAAATCTCctcctttcttttcctcaaCTTCCTAGGCCATGGTGTCGG AGTTACAATTATCTCTTCTCTTATATTTGGGCAAATGACAAAACTGTCCAAGATGCTCTTCATATTCAGGAG GGAAGCATTAAGGAATGGTTGAGATGCAATCATACCTTAAAAGattcatatatatttgatgtttCCTCCAGTCTTGTCTATCATGAGAATCTCATAAAACAAGGCTATAGAGTTCTGATTTACAG CGGTGATCATGACATGTTAGTTCCATATGTGGCTACTATGGCTTGGATAGAATCTCTGAACTTGACTGTGGACAGTCGTTGGAAGCCATGGTTCGTTGACGGGCAGGTTGCAGG ATTACAACTCGCATAG
- the LOC18767119 gene encoding serine carboxypeptidase-like 18 isoform X4, whose protein sequence is MPSSKYIIITMLPQALLLVTLLNINVASTSNNIKTLPGFGGDLPFKLETGYVGVGGMDDVQLFYYFFESEGSPEYDPLVLWLTGGPGCSAFSAIVYENLGPLSFDYAHSIGNKPKLKLNPYSWTKVANIIFLDAPVGTGFSYAKNWEGYSNLNDTLSAAQTYEFLRKWLMDHPKFYNNPLYIAGDSYSGITVPMLVQEISDGNQDEHVPPMNLKGYVLGNPGTNGKNNNNYKVLFAYLKALISDELYQSMKKNCKGEYTNVDLNNTLCVEDLELYNECIEDIQSVQILEPSCTLVASPKSAGSKWNINYFSDKDSVNLLLSFPQLPRPWCRSYNYLFSYIWANDKTVQDALHIQEGSIKEWLRCNHTLKDSYIFDVSSSLVYHENLIKQGYRVLIYSSICGYYGLDRISELDCGQSLEAMVR, encoded by the exons ATGCCTAGCAGCAAGtatatcatcatcaccatgTTGCCACAAGCACTTCTTCTGGTGACCCTTCTGAACATTAATGTTGCATCAACGTCCAATAACATCAAAACCCTACCCGGCTTTGGCGGTGACCTCCCCTTCAAGCTTGAAACTGG GTACGTGGGAGTGGGCGGCATGGATGATGTGCAGCTGTTTTATTACTTCTTTGAGTCTGAAGGGAGTCCAGAGTATGATCCTCTTGTGCTTTGGCTCACTGGAGGTCCTGGTTGTTCTGCCTTCTCTGCCATTGTATATGAAAATTTAG GTCCACTATCCTTTGACTATGCACATTCCATTGGCAAcaaaccaaaattaaaattgaatccATATTCATGGACAAAG GTTGCCAACATAATATTTTTAGACGCACCGGTGGGCACAGGATTCTCATATGCAAAAAATTGGGAAGGATATAGCAATCTCAATGACACCTTGTCAGCTGCACAGACATATGAATTTCTTAGAAAG TGGCTTATGGATCATCCCAAGTTCTACAATAATCCACTTTATATTGCTGGAGATTCTTATTCAGGCATAACTGTTCCTATGCTTGTTCAGGAAATATCAGATG GTAATCAAGATGAACATGTGCCACCAATGAATCTCAAA GGATATGTGCTTGGAAATCCAGGgacaaatggaaaaaataataataattacaaaGTGTTATTTGCTTACCTAAAAGCACTTATATCAGATGAACTATACCAG tcaatgaaaaaaaactgCAAGGGAGAGTATACCAATGTGGATCTAAACAACACGTTATGTGTGGAGGATCTTGAACTTTACAACGAG TGCATCGAAGACATACAGAGTGTACAGATATTGGAACCTTCATGTACTTTAGTAGCATCGCCAAAATCAGCAGGGTCAAAGTGGAACATAAACTATTTTAGCGATAAGGACTCCGTAAATCTCctcctttcttttcctcaaCTTCCTAGGCCATGGTGTCGG AGTTACAATTATCTCTTCTCTTATATTTGGGCAAATGACAAAACTGTCCAAGATGCTCTTCATATTCAGGAG GGAAGCATTAAGGAATGGTTGAGATGCAATCATACCTTAAAAGattcatatatatttgatgtttCCTCCAGTCTTGTCTATCATGAGAATCTCATAAAACAAGGCTATAGAGTTCTGATTTACAG TTCCATATGTGGCTACTATGGCTTGGATAGAATCTCTGAACTTGACTGTGGACAGTCGTTGGAAGCCATGGTTCGTTGA
- the LOC18767110 gene encoding serine carboxypeptidase-like 7 isoform X3, with the protein MSRSNRSLTICIRLLSLWRKALLLLLLLPNFCSTQTIIKNLPGFSGDLPFKLETGYFGVGNKDELQLFYYFIESERSPENDPLLLWITGGPRCSAFSGLVYEIGPISFSFTSITKDPAELVLNPYSWTKLANIIFLDAPAGTGFSYSTTTDGYNTSDSIHAKRASDFLQKWLSTHRKFLANPLYISGDSYSGKIVPIIVQEIVNGIEAGTEPPLNLKGYIIGDPVTNEKEDLNSRIEFAHRMALISNRMYESTKRNCKGEYVDVDPNNQLCLNNLQAFKECTSRLDDSHILAPACVPRINHNEQTTFGWDWDSVDDNFLSFPFPESLCRVDRLRYSVVWANDMKVRKSLNIREGTKGEWARCNRSTPYIKDVQRAVEYHRNLSQKSLRAFVYSGDHDLSVPYVSTEAWIESLSLPIDDDWKPWFSNNQVAGYTVRYSNGEYHLTYATIKGGGHTAPEFNPKECFDMIKRWLEHSPL; encoded by the exons ATGAGCAGATCCAACAGAAGCCTCACGATCTGCATTAGATTATTGTCGCTGTGGAGAAAAGCACTTTTGCTGCTACTGCTGCTTCCCAACTTTTGTTCAACGCAGACAATCATCAAGAACTTACCAGGATTTTCTGGTGACCTCCCATTCAAGCTTGAAACTGG GTACTTTGGGGTAGGAAATAAGGATGAGCTGCAACTGTTCTACTATTTCATTGAGTCAGAAAGGAGCCCAGAAAATGATCCTCTGCTGCTTTGGATCACCGGAGGCCCTCGATGCTCTGCTTTTTCTGGCCTCGTTTATGAAATTG GTCCAATATCTTTCAGTTTTACAAGTATAACAAAGGATCCAGCAGAACTTGTTTTGAATCCATACTCATGGACAAAG TTAGCAAACATAATATTTCTAGACGCTCCTGCCGGTACTGGTTTCTCATACTCCACAACAACAGATGGCTACAACACTAGTGACTCCATTCATGCAAAACGAGCTTCTGATTTTCTTCAAAAG TGGCTTTCGACTCATCGCAAGTTTCTTGCAAATCCACTCTACATTTCTGGTGATTCGTACTCGGGCAAGATTGTTCCTATCATTGTTCAAGAGATAGTTAATG GTATTGAAGCTGGAACAGAGCCACCTTTGAATCTCAAA GGATACATAATCGGCGATCCAGTTacaaatgaaaaagaggaTTTGAATTCGAGAATTGAATTTGCTCATCGCATGGCGCTTATATCAAATAGAATGTACGAG TCTACCAAAAGGAATTGCAAGGGGGAGTACGTAGACGTGGATCCGAACAATCAACTCTGCCTCAACAATCTTCAAGCTTTCAAGGAG TGCACTAGCAGACTTGACGATAGTCATATATTGGCACCTGCATGCGTTCCTCGTATCAATCACAACGAACAAACCACATTTGGGTGGGACTGGGACTCTGTTGATGATAATTTCTTAAGCTTTCCCTTTCCTGAAAGTTTGTGTCGA GTAGATAGGCTTCGGTattctgtggtttgggcaaatgaTATGAAAGTTCGTAAATCTCTTAACATTCGGGAG GGAACAAAAGGTGAATGGGCAAGATGCAATAGATCAACGCCTTACATAAAAGATGTTCAACGTGCTGTTGAATATCATCGAAATCTTAGCCAAAAATCTCTTCGGGCTTTTGTCTACAG TGGGGATCATGACTTGAGCGTTCCCTATGTAAGTACAGAAGCATGGATAGAATCCCTGAGCTTGCCAATTGATGATGATTGGAAACCATGGTTCTCTAACAATCAAGTTGCAGG ATACACTGTCAGGTATTCGAATGGAGAGTATCATTTGACATATGCGACTATAAAG GGAGGAGGTCATACAGCTCCGGAGTTTAATCCAAAAGAATGCTTTGATATGATCAAACGGTGGCTAGAGCATTCTCCTCTTTAA